One genomic segment of Deltaproteobacteria bacterium HGW-Deltaproteobacteria-18 includes these proteins:
- a CDS encoding phosphatidylserine decarboxylase family protein, with translation MYKPSIGLSLEGLPFVFFTAIATLTFALLDCWFMATVLLVVLFLVLNFFRDPERVVPQEPGIAVSPADGKVIKVETMRDPMTGEDRTAVCVFMNVFNVHVNRMPVAGRIARISYFGGKFLNASFDKASTDNERNSLLIEDGDGRSWTMVQIAGLIARRIICWGEEGDALSRGQRFGLIKFGSRVDLYLPAEYEPSVRIGDKVFAGQSILARKK, from the coding sequence ATGTACAAGCCCTCGATCGGCCTCTCTCTTGAAGGCCTGCCCTTTGTATTCTTTACGGCCATCGCCACCCTGACCTTCGCCCTGCTTGACTGCTGGTTCATGGCGACCGTCCTGCTCGTGGTCCTCTTCCTGGTGCTGAACTTCTTCCGCGATCCGGAGCGTGTGGTTCCACAGGAGCCGGGTATTGCCGTGTCTCCGGCCGACGGCAAGGTCATCAAGGTCGAGACCATGCGCGATCCCATGACCGGCGAGGACCGTACCGCCGTCTGCGTGTTCATGAACGTCTTCAACGTGCACGTGAACCGCATGCCCGTGGCCGGTCGCATTGCGCGCATCTCCTATTTCGGCGGGAAATTCCTCAACGCCTCCTTCGACAAGGCCTCCACCGACAACGAGCGCAACTCGCTCCTGATCGAGGACGGGGATGGCCGCAGCTGGACCATGGTCCAGATCGCAGGGCTCATCGCGCGGCGTATCATCTGCTGGGGGGAGGAGGGCGACGCCCTGAGCCGTGGCCAGCGTTTCGGACTGATCAAGTTCGGATCCAGAGTTGACCTTTACCTGCCTGCCGAGTATGAACCAAGTGTTCGTATTGGTGACAAGGTTTTTGCAGGACAGTCGATCCTGGCCCGCAAGAAATAA
- the leuB gene encoding 3-isopropylmalate dehydrogenase, with protein MNMKICLMPGDGIGPEIVTQAVKVLEKVAAKFGHTVQTETALIGGAAIDAVGNPLPDATVAACKAADAVLLGAVGGPKWDTIDPAIRPEKGLLGIRKALGLFSNLRPAVLFPELAAASYLRPDIIGQGLDIMVVRELTGGAYFGEPRGETVVNGERAAFNTMIYSESEIERIVRVACEIARKRSGRLCSVDKANVLDVSRLWREVAIRTAAEYPDVELSHMYVDNAAMQLIRDPSQFDVIVTENLFGDILSDEASIITGSIGMLPSASMGSDGPALFEPIHGSAPDIAGQDVANPLATILSVSMMLRFAFGLEEEAAAIDAAVKSVLAQGYRTGDIYVGEGKKVGCSEMGALVLDAI; from the coding sequence ATGAACATGAAGATATGCCTCATGCCCGGCGACGGCATAGGCCCCGAGATAGTGACCCAGGCCGTGAAGGTGCTGGAGAAGGTGGCGGCGAAGTTTGGGCATACGGTTCAGACCGAGACGGCGCTGATCGGTGGTGCAGCCATCGACGCAGTGGGCAATCCTTTGCCCGATGCCACCGTGGCTGCCTGCAAGGCTGCGGACGCGGTGCTGCTGGGCGCGGTGGGCGGCCCCAAATGGGACACCATCGATCCTGCAATCCGGCCCGAAAAAGGGTTGCTTGGCATCCGCAAGGCGCTTGGACTCTTTTCCAACCTGCGCCCGGCCGTGCTCTTTCCGGAGCTGGCGGCGGCGTCCTACCTGCGTCCGGACATCATCGGCCAGGGCCTTGATATCATGGTCGTGCGCGAGCTGACGGGCGGGGCCTATTTCGGAGAGCCGCGCGGCGAGACCGTGGTGAATGGCGAGCGGGCGGCCTTCAACACCATGATCTATTCCGAATCCGAGATCGAGCGCATCGTGCGCGTGGCCTGCGAGATCGCGCGCAAGCGTTCTGGGCGGCTCTGCTCCGTGGACAAGGCCAACGTGCTCGACGTGTCCCGCCTGTGGCGCGAGGTGGCCATCCGCACCGCAGCCGAGTATCCGGATGTCGAACTTTCGCACATGTACGTGGACAACGCGGCCATGCAGCTCATCCGCGACCCCTCGCAGTTCGACGTCATCGTGACCGAGAACCTTTTCGGCGACATCCTTTCCGACGAGGCCTCCATCATCACCGGCTCCATAGGGATGCTGCCTTCGGCCTCCATGGGGTCGGACGGACCTGCGCTGTTCGAGCCCATTCACGGTTCGGCCCCGGACATCGCCGGTCAGGACGTCGCCAATCCCCTGGCCACCATCTTGTCCGTGTCCATGATGCTCCGCTTCGCCTTCGGCCTCGAGGAAGAGGCCGCGGCCATCGACGCGGCGGTCAAGAGCGTGCTGGCCCAGGGCTATCGTACTGGTGACATCTATGTAGGCGAGGGCAAAAAGGTCGGCTGTTCGGAAATGGGCGCCCTGGTGCTGGACGCGATCTGA
- a CDS encoding 2-isopropylmalate synthase: MSERIFIFDTTLRDGEQSPGATMNRDEKVRLARQLEILGVDIIEAGFPAASQGDFEAVRDIALAVQNCQVAGLCRALPSDIDRAWDAVKGNPQARIHTFLATSDIHMKFKLRKERHEVLDMAEAAVKYAASKTSNVEFSAEDASRSDWPFLVQVFDRVIAAGATTINIPDTVGYTQPQEFAELIKYLLENVKGSHKAVFSVHCHNDLGLATANTLAALKAGARQAEVTLSGIGERAGNAALEEVVMSMDVRKDFYQLTTNINKEQIFPSTRLLSLIIGQPIPPYKSIIGANAFAHESGIHQDGVLKNRQTYEIMTPESVGRQEEDMVLGKHSGRAAFDKRLKDLGYRLDEEQLGIVFTAMKKLADRKKEIFVEDLEAVVLDEIFRLPDKYRLEYLSALSGNMAIPNAVVKMYVDGEERILSDFGTGPIDAVFNTIGKVVGRSPKLVRYAVNAITGGTDAQGEVTVKIEENGKTSVGRASDADIIVASAKAYLNALNRLAKRQEDSICARL; this comes from the coding sequence ATGTCAGAAAGAATTTTCATTTTCGACACGACCTTGCGTGACGGCGAGCAGTCTCCCGGCGCAACCATGAACCGAGACGAGAAGGTTCGTCTGGCACGGCAGCTCGAAATACTCGGCGTCGACATCATCGAGGCCGGCTTTCCCGCCGCAAGCCAGGGCGATTTCGAGGCCGTGCGCGACATTGCCCTGGCCGTGCAGAACTGCCAGGTGGCCGGACTTTGCCGTGCGCTGCCCAGTGATATCGATCGTGCCTGGGATGCGGTCAAGGGCAACCCGCAGGCGCGAATCCACACCTTCCTGGCCACTTCGGACATTCACATGAAGTTCAAGCTGCGCAAGGAGCGTCACGAGGTTCTGGACATGGCCGAGGCCGCCGTCAAATACGCGGCGTCGAAGACCTCCAATGTTGAATTCTCCGCCGAGGACGCCTCCCGTTCCGATTGGCCCTTTCTGGTTCAGGTCTTCGATCGCGTCATCGCGGCAGGGGCCACGACCATCAACATCCCGGACACCGTCGGCTACACCCAGCCCCAGGAATTCGCGGAGCTGATCAAGTACCTGCTCGAAAACGTGAAGGGCAGTCACAAGGCCGTCTTTTCCGTGCACTGCCACAACGACCTGGGCCTGGCCACGGCCAACACCCTGGCGGCCTTGAAGGCAGGCGCACGTCAGGCCGAAGTGACCCTGAGCGGCATCGGCGAGCGCGCCGGCAACGCGGCCCTGGAAGAGGTGGTCATGTCCATGGACGTGCGCAAGGATTTCTATCAGCTGACCACAAACATCAATAAAGAGCAGATTTTCCCCTCCACCCGGCTCTTGTCTTTGATCATCGGTCAGCCTATACCCCCTTACAAATCGATTATCGGTGCTAATGCGTTTGCCCATGAATCTGGAATCCACCAGGATGGAGTTCTCAAGAATCGCCAGACCTATGAGATCATGACTCCCGAATCCGTGGGACGTCAGGAAGAGGACATGGTTCTGGGCAAGCATTCGGGTCGCGCCGCCTTCGACAAGCGCCTCAAGGATCTGGGCTACCGCCTCGATGAGGAGCAGCTCGGCATTGTTTTCACGGCCATGAAAAAACTGGCCGACCGCAAGAAGGAGATTTTCGTCGAAGACCTCGAGGCCGTCGTCCTCGATGAGATTTTCCGCCTTCCGGACAAGTACCGCCTGGAATACCTGAGCGCCTTGAGCGGCAACATGGCCATCCCCAACGCGGTCGTCAAAATGTATGTGGACGGCGAAGAACGCATCCTGTCGGATTTCGGGACAGGCCCCATCGATGCTGTTTTCAACACCATCGGCAAGGTCGTGGGGCGTAGCCCCAAACTGGTCCGCTATGCGGTCAATGCCATAACCGGCGGCACCGACGCCCAGGGCGAGGTAACCGTCAAGATAGAAGAGAACGGAAAAACTTCGGTGGGCCGCGCATCTGATGCGGACATCATCGTGGCCAGCGCCAAGGCGTATCTGAACGCCCTGAACCGCTTGGCCAAAAGACAGGAGGACAGCATATGCGCCAGACTTTAG
- a CDS encoding sulfurtransferase translates to MKKIAGLVLTLFCLLAASPSFALFDNKFEAEVTTETVAVKLHRDTIAGGYELLAATELKKMIDEGKDMVIIDTMPYEDSYKKEHVPGALQFLFPIPDMKEWNDKETTGKSQADFEAMLGPDKDKPIVIYCGFVKCTRSHNGAAWAKKLGYKNVYRFPGGIFAWKGAGFPIEKIK, encoded by the coding sequence ATGAAGAAAATCGCCGGCCTCGTCCTGACCCTCTTTTGCCTGCTCGCTGCAAGCCCCTCCTTCGCCCTTTTCGACAACAAGTTCGAGGCCGAAGTGACCACGGAAACAGTTGCCGTGAAACTGCACCGCGACACCATTGCCGGAGGCTACGAACTGCTCGCCGCGACCGAACTCAAAAAAATGATCGACGAAGGCAAGGACATGGTCATCATCGACACCATGCCCTACGAAGACAGCTACAAAAAGGAACACGTCCCCGGAGCCCTGCAGTTCCTCTTCCCCATTCCGGACATGAAGGAATGGAACGACAAGGAGACCACTGGCAAATCCCAGGCCGACTTCGAGGCCATGCTCGGCCCCGACAAGGACAAGCCCATCGTGATCTACTGCGGATTCGTGAAATGCACGCGCAGCCACAATGGCGCGGCGTGGGCCAAGAAACTGGGCTACAAGAACGTCTACCGCTTCCCCGGCGGCATCTTCGCCTGGAAAGGCGCCGGATTTCCCATCGAAAAAATCAAGTAG
- the leuC gene encoding 3-isopropylmalate dehydratase large subunit produces the protein MRQTLAQKILQRHTDQPITADGQIVQCRVSMVLANDITAPLAIKSIRGMGVKQVFDKDRVALVCDHFTPNKDIDSAEQVKVVRDFAREMDITHYYEGGNVGVEHAILPEYGMVGPGDIVVGADSHTCTYGGLGAFATGLGSTDIAAAMALGETWFKVPETIRVNFTGKLPEHVGGKDLVLFTIGQTGVAGALYKALEFGGEVIDGLSVEARMTMANMAIEAGGKVGLFAADEKTLAYCQAHGRMGDSPIAADEGAHYWKEMTFDVSSFSPQIACPHLPDNVRPVEEVSDVRVDQVVLGSCTNGRISDLREAARIIKGRKVAKGVRFIVIPASPGAYSMALDEGLLRIFLDAGAIISPPTCGPCLGGHMGILAGGERCLATTNRNFKGRMGSLKSEVYLANPAVAAATAVTGLITHPGALG, from the coding sequence ATGCGCCAGACTTTAGCTCAGAAGATATTGCAGAGGCATACGGACCAGCCCATCACCGCGGACGGACAGATCGTCCAGTGCCGCGTTTCCATGGTGCTGGCCAACGATATAACCGCACCGCTCGCCATCAAGTCCATTCGCGGGATGGGTGTGAAGCAGGTTTTCGACAAGGACCGCGTGGCCCTGGTCTGCGACCACTTCACCCCCAACAAGGACATTGATTCGGCTGAACAGGTCAAGGTCGTGCGCGACTTTGCCCGCGAGATGGACATCACCCATTATTACGAGGGCGGAAACGTGGGTGTTGAGCACGCCATTCTGCCCGAATACGGGATGGTCGGACCAGGAGATATCGTGGTCGGTGCGGACAGCCACACATGTACCTACGGCGGCCTCGGCGCTTTTGCCACGGGACTCGGGAGCACGGATATCGCCGCAGCGATGGCTCTTGGCGAAACCTGGTTCAAGGTTCCGGAGACAATCCGCGTCAACTTCACCGGCAAGTTGCCGGAGCATGTCGGCGGCAAGGATCTGGTCCTTTTCACCATCGGCCAGACCGGTGTTGCCGGAGCCTTGTACAAGGCGCTGGAGTTCGGCGGCGAGGTCATTGACGGCCTTTCAGTCGAGGCGCGCATGACCATGGCCAACATGGCCATCGAGGCCGGCGGCAAGGTCGGGCTTTTTGCTGCCGACGAAAAGACCCTGGCCTATTGCCAGGCTCACGGCCGCATGGGCGACAGCCCCATCGCCGCCGACGAGGGCGCGCATTACTGGAAGGAGATGACCTTTGACGTGTCCTCCTTTTCTCCCCAGATCGCCTGTCCGCACCTGCCGGACAATGTAAGGCCGGTGGAGGAAGTTTCCGACGTGCGCGTGGACCAGGTCGTGCTCGGTTCCTGTACCAATGGCCGTATCAGCGACCTGCGCGAGGCGGCCAGGATCATCAAGGGCCGAAAAGTGGCCAAGGGGGTGCGTTTCATCGTCATCCCTGCATCACCCGGCGCCTATTCGATGGCCCTGGACGAGGGCCTGCTGCGCATTTTCCTCGATGCGGGCGCCATTATCAGTCCGCCCACCTGCGGGCCGTGCCTTGGCGGGCACATGGGCATCCTGGCCGGCGGCGAGCGTTGCCTGGCCACCACAAACCGTAATTTCAAGGGCCGCATGGGCAGCTTGAAGTCCGAAGTCTACCTGGCCAACCCGGCCGTCGCCGCAGCCACGGCCGTGACCGGGCTCATCACGCATCCGGGCGCGCTCGGCTAA
- a CDS encoding DoxX family protein, whose amino-acid sequence MIPIYWKSWSYAAVRIALALAFLAAGIIKILDPMTFAVTIDAFGILPGPLIPAVAIILPILEIMGAVALIFDIRGSLGLITLMILMFIVVLGYGLHMGLDIDCGCYGPGDPEGEAFAGIRGALWRDLVMLGCAATLYAWRKLLGVRPGTFTSIYQSITTSISKEETA is encoded by the coding sequence ATGATCCCAATTTACTGGAAATCCTGGTCTTACGCTGCGGTGCGGATCGCGCTGGCGCTAGCTTTTCTTGCGGCCGGAATCATCAAAATCCTGGATCCAATGACCTTTGCCGTGACCATCGATGCCTTCGGCATCCTGCCGGGGCCGTTGATCCCGGCCGTGGCCATCATCCTTCCCATCCTCGAGATCATGGGCGCCGTGGCGCTCATTTTCGATATCCGAGGCAGCCTTGGCCTCATCACCCTCATGATCCTCATGTTCATCGTCGTGCTCGGCTACGGACTGCACATGGGCCTGGACATCGACTGCGGATGCTACGGCCCGGGCGATCCCGAAGGTGAAGCCTTCGCCGGAATCCGCGGCGCGCTGTGGCGGGATCTTGTCATGCTCGGATGCGCGGCAACGCTTTACGCGTGGCGAAAGCTTCTGGGCGTGCGCCCCGGCACTTTCACCAGCATCTACCAATCCATCACAACCTCTATTTCAAAGGAAGAAACTGCATGA
- the pssA gene encoding CDP-diacylglycerol--serine O-phosphatidyltransferase, with translation MEHLKPKHRGYYLLPNMMTMASLLTGFLGILWSIDGRFEMAAVAIIVSCVFDGLDGKLARLTNSASDFGVQLDSLVDLVAFGVGPAIMIHQWNTFEFGRLGMMASFLVMACGSLRLARFNIQTGKISKKFFIGLPIPAAACTLATFVLFSSYIPESMAGMVPGITLGLAFLVSILMVSNVRYASFKDAEVIRAHRFSATVTALLIFVLVASEPKLLSFVFFIGYIISGLIYTYFFLPLRGKSFLRESSHKIS, from the coding sequence ATGGAACACTTGAAACCCAAACATCGGGGATACTATCTGCTCCCCAACATGATGACCATGGCCAGTCTGCTGACTGGCTTCCTGGGTATTCTGTGGTCCATCGACGGGCGTTTCGAGATGGCTGCCGTGGCCATTATCGTCAGCTGCGTCTTTGACGGACTGGATGGAAAACTGGCTCGGCTGACCAATTCGGCATCCGATTTCGGTGTTCAGCTGGATTCGCTGGTCGATCTCGTCGCTTTCGGCGTCGGTCCGGCCATCATGATCCACCAGTGGAACACTTTCGAGTTCGGCCGCCTGGGCATGATGGCCTCCTTTCTGGTCATGGCTTGCGGCTCGCTCAGGCTGGCCCGCTTCAACATCCAGACGGGCAAGATCAGCAAGAAATTCTTCATCGGCCTGCCCATTCCGGCGGCGGCCTGCACCTTGGCCACGTTTGTCCTCTTTTCTTCCTACATCCCTGAATCCATGGCCGGCATGGTGCCCGGCATCACGCTTGGGCTCGCTTTTCTGGTCTCCATTCTCATGGTCAGCAATGTCCGTTACGCTTCCTTCAAGGACGCCGAGGTCATTCGCGCACACCGCTTCAGCGCCACGGTGACAGCACTGCTCATCTTCGTGCTCGTCGCCTCCGAACCAAAGCTTCTGAGCTTTGTGTTCTTCATCGGCTACATCATCTCCGGTCTCATCTACACCTACTTTTTTCTACCCCTACGCGGGAAATCCTTCCTACGAGAGTCTTCTCACAAGATCTCGTAA
- the fusA gene encoding elongation factor G (EF-G; promotes GTP-dependent translocation of the ribosome during translation; many organisms have multiple copies of this gene): MKKHDIDSSTRNIGIIAHIDAGKTTLTERLLFYAHKIHKIGEVHDGNATMDYLEEEQKRGITITSACTSVVWEGSQVNIIDTPGHVDFNVEVERSLRVCDGAIVVFCGVNGIESQSETVWRQARKYGLPRLVFVNKTDRPGADYWKVVADIEARLAIRPLPVTVPSVCVEGGVLHLLRGKVLVFDATDQGTTVHEFDPADGDRDLFEARRKELTEAAADFDDLVMERYLADEAIGEPELRAALRKATLTGQAVPVYCGSALKNIGVQPLMNGIVHFLPSPVESHSHAHVLRRMEEQSVSADQFVGFVFKVLFEGAHKKIFMRVYNGRIGENSAVYNSRLEHFEKIHKLYTVHANRYEPIPEAKAGEIVLATGLKECITGDTLFSGKATLRLENIDVIQPVLNVALVPGSASDTDKLQALLQRYCIEDPTLQSFTDEDTDQLIVAGLGELHLEVVLERLRRESGVTFRYGNPQVIFRETIAADATAEGTCRKLIGDQQHRALVRVMVHPAARGQGNLCVTELPASNHTDIALKAMEDALQAGMLQGCLVSDVQATLLEVAHFEDGLTDLGVRMAALEAMKSALIKASPVLLEPIMDVELRMPQEYVGDCVNLLGAKNARILDVRTSDFESGITATAPMRQLFGFSTELRSRTKGKAFYSLVFSRYDVVG, encoded by the coding sequence ATGAAAAAACACGACATCGATTCCTCCACACGCAATATCGGCATCATCGCCCACATCGACGCGGGCAAGACCACGCTGACCGAACGACTCCTCTTTTATGCGCACAAGATCCACAAGATCGGCGAGGTCCATGATGGCAACGCGACCATGGACTACCTTGAGGAAGAGCAGAAGCGGGGCATCACCATCACCTCGGCCTGCACCTCCGTGGTTTGGGAGGGCAGTCAGGTCAACATCATAGACACTCCCGGACACGTGGATTTCAACGTCGAAGTGGAACGCTCCCTGCGGGTCTGTGATGGCGCGATCGTTGTCTTCTGCGGAGTCAACGGTATCGAGTCCCAGAGCGAGACGGTATGGCGACAGGCGCGAAAATACGGCTTGCCCCGACTTGTTTTCGTCAACAAGACCGACCGTCCCGGAGCCGATTACTGGAAGGTGGTCGCGGATATAGAGGCCCGCCTTGCGATCAGGCCGCTGCCGGTGACGGTGCCGTCCGTCTGCGTGGAGGGCGGGGTGCTGCATCTTCTGCGTGGCAAGGTCCTGGTCTTCGATGCGACGGATCAGGGCACGACGGTGCACGAGTTCGATCCGGCGGACGGGGACCGCGATCTTTTCGAGGCCAGGCGCAAGGAACTGACGGAAGCCGCAGCCGATTTCGACGATCTGGTCATGGAGCGCTACTTGGCCGACGAAGCCATCGGCGAGCCCGAGTTGCGGGCAGCCCTGCGCAAGGCGACGCTGACGGGCCAGGCCGTGCCGGTCTATTGCGGCAGCGCACTCAAGAATATCGGGGTACAGCCGCTCATGAACGGGATCGTGCATTTTTTGCCCTCTCCGGTGGAGTCGCATTCCCACGCCCATGTGCTGCGGCGCATGGAGGAGCAGAGCGTGAGTGCGGACCAGTTCGTGGGCTTTGTCTTCAAGGTTCTCTTCGAAGGCGCGCATAAGAAGATCTTCATGCGCGTCTACAACGGCCGCATCGGCGAAAACAGCGCGGTGTACAATTCCCGGTTGGAGCACTTCGAAAAGATCCACAAGCTCTATACTGTTCATGCCAACCGGTACGAGCCCATCCCCGAGGCCAAGGCCGGCGAGATTGTCCTGGCCACGGGGCTCAAGGAGTGCATCACCGGCGACACGCTCTTCTCCGGCAAGGCCACGTTGCGTCTTGAGAACATCGACGTCATTCAGCCGGTCCTGAACGTGGCCCTGGTGCCGGGCAGCGCCAGCGATACGGACAAACTTCAAGCTTTGCTTCAAAGATATTGCATCGAAGACCCGACCCTGCAATCCTTCACGGACGAGGACACGGATCAGCTCATCGTGGCGGGCCTTGGCGAGCTGCATCTGGAGGTCGTACTGGAGAGGCTGCGTCGTGAGAGCGGGGTTACTTTCCGGTACGGCAATCCGCAGGTCATTTTTCGTGAGACCATTGCCGCCGATGCGACGGCCGAGGGAACCTGCCGCAAGCTCATCGGGGACCAGCAGCATCGCGCCCTGGTTCGGGTCATGGTGCATCCGGCTGCGCGGGGGCAGGGCAACCTCTGCGTCACCGAGTTGCCGGCCTCGAATCACACGGACATAGCGCTCAAGGCCATGGAGGACGCGCTGCAGGCCGGGATGCTTCAGGGTTGCCTGGTTTCGGACGTGCAGGCGACATTGCTCGAGGTTGCCCATTTCGAGGACGGCCTGACGGATCTGGGCGTGCGCATGGCCGCGCTGGAGGCCATGAAGTCGGCCCTGATCAAGGCCTCGCCGGTCCTGCTCGAACCGATCATGGATGTGGAACTGCGCATGCCGCAGGAATATGTCGGTGACTGCGTCAACCTCCTCGGAGCAAAGAACGCCCGCATCCTGGACGTGCGCACCTCCGATTTCGAGTCCGGTATCACGGCCACCGCCCCCATGCGTCAGCTCTTCGGCTTTTCCACGGAGCTCAGATCCCGGACCAAAGGCAAGGCGTTCTATTCGCTGGTTTTCAGCCGGTATGACGTGGTGGGTTGA
- the leuD gene encoding 3-isopropylmalate dehydratase small subunit (catalyzes the isomerization between 2-isopropylmalate and 3-isopropylmalate in leucine biosynthesis): MKFKGKTHVVGDHIDTDAIIPARFLVTADTAELGKNCFEGLEEGWVKRVAPGDVLVAGENFGCGSSREHAPLAIIGAGIPVVLAKSYARIFYRNAFNMGLLLLELGDDIERIKEGNELEIDVAAGTIKNLTTGETIGFIPVAPFMMEMLSGGGLVEYVKRKVAQ, from the coding sequence ATGAAATTCAAAGGAAAAACCCACGTTGTGGGGGATCATATAGATACCGACGCCATTATCCCGGCGCGTTTTCTTGTCACTGCCGATACGGCGGAACTGGGCAAAAACTGTTTCGAGGGGCTGGAAGAAGGCTGGGTCAAGCGCGTCGCTCCCGGCGACGTCCTGGTGGCCGGGGAGAACTTCGGCTGCGGCTCGTCCCGGGAACACGCCCCCCTGGCCATCATCGGAGCGGGCATTCCCGTGGTGCTGGCCAAGAGCTACGCACGCATCTTCTACCGCAACGCCTTTAACATGGGGCTCTTGCTCCTGGAACTGGGCGACGACATCGAACGCATCAAGGAAGGCAACGAGCTTGAGATCGACGTGGCCGCAGGCACGATCAAGAACCTGACCACGGGCGAGACCATCGGTTTCATCCCAGTGGCCCCGTTCATGATGGAAATGCTCTCCGGCGGCGGCCTGGTCGAGTACGTGAAGCGCAAGGTGGCGCAGTAG
- a CDS encoding RNA pseudouridine synthase: MTLDPLDYNPPTQPRLIVIHEDRDMIVVNKPGGLLSVPGRTPELFDSVLSRVRELHPGAQAVHRLDLGTSGVLVVATRRKAEAILRQQFQDRLTRKIYLAKVDGIMEEDAGQVDLPLICDWPNRPRQMVCLDTGKPALTDYLVLERAEESTLVLLRPHTGRSHQLRVHMASLGHPIIGDNLYGDARQGDRLHLHASQLGLYHPYSGEWTVFHAPCDFAPHLAPLALEPPASSPGT, encoded by the coding sequence ATGACCCTCGACCCCCTGGACTACAATCCTCCGACCCAGCCACGGCTGATCGTCATCCATGAAGACCGGGACATGATCGTGGTCAACAAGCCGGGCGGGCTCCTGTCCGTGCCCGGCCGCACACCGGAGCTGTTCGACTCGGTCCTGTCACGGGTACGCGAACTTCACCCGGGAGCCCAGGCCGTGCATCGCCTGGACCTTGGCACCTCGGGAGTGCTGGTCGTGGCGACCCGGCGCAAGGCCGAAGCGATCCTGCGCCAGCAATTTCAGGACCGCCTGACCCGCAAGATCTATCTGGCCAAGGTCGACGGCATCATGGAAGAAGACGCCGGACAGGTGGACCTTCCGCTCATCTGCGACTGGCCCAACCGCCCAAGGCAGATGGTCTGCCTCGACACGGGCAAACCGGCCCTGACGGACTATCTGGTGCTTGAACGCGCCGAAGAGAGCACCCTGGTCCTCTTGCGCCCCCACACCGGCAGGTCCCACCAGTTGCGGGTGCACATGGCCAGCCTTGGCCACCCCATCATTGGTGACAACCTTTACGGCGACGCCCGGCAAGGCGACCGCCTGCATCTCCACGCCAGCCAGCTTGGCCTCTATCACCCCTACAGCGGGGAATGGACCGTCTTCCACGCACCCTGCGATTTCGCCCCCCACCTGGCTCCCCTCGCGCTGGAGCCCCCCGCCTCCTCTCCCGGAACGTGA
- a CDS encoding arylesterase, whose protein sequence is MSSILVWSITWAVALIILCPVRGVCAEPEIHILAFGDSLTAGYNLPPSKSFAARLEQRVLSQGRKVRVTNAGLSGDTSSGGRARLGWSLQDKPDLVILELGANDGLRGLDPAPMRANLEAMIEECLKAGVLVILAGMRAPVNWGAAYRKEFEQVFPDLARKYDLPLYPFFLDGVISDPKLLLDDGLHPNADGVERIVDGILPLVLDEVDALLQRPA, encoded by the coding sequence TGTCCGGTTCGCGGAGTTTGCGCGGAGCCTGAAATTCATATTCTCGCCTTCGGGGACAGCCTGACCGCAGGCTACAACCTGCCCCCCTCCAAGTCTTTCGCCGCCAGGCTGGAGCAGCGGGTGCTCAGCCAGGGGCGCAAGGTCCGAGTCACCAACGCCGGCCTGTCCGGCGACACCTCAAGTGGCGGACGGGCACGCCTGGGCTGGTCCCTGCAGGACAAACCCGATCTGGTCATCCTGGAGCTCGGCGCCAACGACGGCCTGCGCGGCCTGGACCCGGCGCCCATGCGCGCCAACCTCGAAGCCATGATCGAGGAGTGCCTCAAGGCCGGAGTACTAGTAATATTGGCCGGAATGCGTGCTCCGGTCAATTGGGGAGCGGCTTATCGCAAAGAATTCGAGCAGGTTTTTCCCGACCTGGCCCGAAAATACGATCTGCCCCTGTACCCTTTTTTTCTGGACGGGGTTATCTCCGATCCGAAGCTGCTGCTTGATGACGGCCTGCATCCCAATGCCGACGGCGTGGAACGCATCGTGGACGGGATCCTGCCGCTGGTCCTGGACGAAGTGGACGCGCTGTTGCAGCGTCCCGCATAA